The following proteins are co-located in the Streptococcus downei MFe28 genome:
- the ccpA gene encoding catabolite control protein A has product MNTDDTITIYDVAREAGVSMATVSRVVNGNKNVKENTRKRVLEVIDRLDYRPNAVARGLASKKTTTVGVVIPNIANSYFSILAKGIDDIASMYKYNIVLASSDENDDNEINVINTLFAKQVDGIIFMGHHLTDRVRLEFSRSRTPVVLAGTVDLDKQFPSVNIDEEQAANDAVADLAQRHKKIAFVSGPLIDDINGKLRLTGYKTGLKNAGMKFQESLVFESNYSYEEGFALAKRVLNSGATAAYVGEDELAAGLLNGLFEAGKSVPDDFEIITSNDSPIVKYTRPNLSSISQPIYDLGAVSMRMLTKIMNKEELDEHDIILNHGISKRQSSL; this is encoded by the coding sequence ATGAATACTGATGATACCATTACCATTTATGATGTAGCACGTGAAGCCGGTGTTTCCATGGCGACTGTCAGCCGGGTAGTCAATGGCAATAAAAATGTCAAAGAAAACACTCGTAAAAGAGTTTTAGAGGTGATTGATCGGCTGGACTATCGTCCTAATGCCGTTGCCCGCGGTCTGGCCAGTAAGAAGACCACCACGGTGGGGGTTGTCATTCCTAATATTGCTAACAGCTATTTTTCAATTCTGGCTAAGGGGATTGACGATATTGCTTCCATGTACAAATATAATATTGTTCTTGCCTCTAGCGATGAGAATGATGATAATGAAATCAACGTTATCAACACCCTTTTTGCCAAGCAGGTAGATGGCATTATTTTTATGGGGCACCATCTGACCGATAGGGTTCGTCTGGAATTTTCCCGCTCCCGTACACCCGTTGTTTTAGCAGGGACTGTTGATCTTGATAAGCAATTTCCAAGTGTTAATATTGATGAGGAACAGGCTGCCAATGATGCGGTTGCAGATTTGGCTCAGCGCCACAAGAAAATTGCTTTTGTGTCAGGCCCCTTGATTGATGATATTAATGGTAAGCTTCGCCTGACGGGTTATAAGACTGGCCTAAAAAATGCAGGCATGAAATTCCAAGAGAGTCTGGTTTTTGAATCCAATTATTCTTATGAGGAGGGCTTTGCCCTAGCCAAGAGGGTGCTAAATTCTGGAGCAACAGCAGCCTATGTCGGTGAGGATGAATTGGCGGCAGGTCTGCTCAACGGTCTCTTTGAAGCTGGAAAGTCTGTACCAGATGATTTTGAAATTATCACCAGCAATGACTCGCCAATTGTCAAGTACACCCGCCCTAACCTGTCCTCCATCAGTCAGCCGATCTATGACTTGGGTGCCGTCAGTATGCGGATGTTGACCAAGATTATGAACAAGGAAGAGCTGGATGAGCATGACATCATTCTCAACCACGGTATCAGCAAGCGCCAATCCAGCCTCTAA
- a CDS encoding glycosyltransferase has protein sequence MKVLLYLEGEHLISKSGIGRAIKHQERALKMAGIPYTTDPKDNYDIVHINTYGPKSLALLNSSRKQGKKVIVHGHSTMEDFRNSFIGSNLVAPVFKTYLTKIYQAADYIITPSEYSKSLIENYGVTTPISAISNGIDLAKYQPSPEKEQAFRDYFEIKEGQKVVVSAGLYFKRKGILDFVKVAEQMPEVRFIWFGKINELVIPADIRKVVEKDHPDNVLFPGYFKGAIFEGAMSGADAFFFPSYEETEGIVVLEALASHQAVVLRDIPVYQGWIDESSAELCQDNEEFVASLYRTINKEVDKRVAGYEVAKTRSLENVAKQLADVYQKVMEL, from the coding sequence ATGAAAGTATTACTCTATTTGGAAGGTGAACACCTGATTAGTAAATCAGGTATTGGTCGGGCTATCAAGCACCAAGAGCGGGCTTTAAAGATGGCTGGCATTCCCTATACGACCGACCCCAAGGATAATTACGATATTGTCCACATCAATACCTATGGTCCAAAGAGCCTGGCTTTGCTGAATTCTTCTAGGAAGCAGGGCAAGAAGGTCATTGTCCACGGTCACTCCACCATGGAGGATTTCAGGAATTCTTTTATCGGGTCAAACCTAGTGGCACCGGTCTTCAAGACCTATTTGACTAAGATTTATCAGGCGGCCGACTATATTATCACCCCTTCTGAGTATTCCAAGTCTTTAATTGAAAATTATGGCGTCACCACTCCTATTTCAGCTATTTCTAATGGGATTGATTTGGCCAAATACCAGCCCAGCCCTGAGAAAGAGCAGGCCTTTCGAGACTATTTCGAGATTAAAGAAGGCCAAAAGGTTGTTGTCTCAGCAGGACTTTATTTCAAGCGCAAGGGCATCCTTGATTTTGTCAAGGTAGCCGAGCAGATGCCAGAGGTTCGCTTTATCTGGTTCGGTAAAATCAATGAACTGGTTATTCCAGCCGATATCCGCAAGGTCGTTGAAAAGGATCATCCTGATAATGTCCTCTTTCCTGGCTACTTCAAGGGTGCTATTTTTGAAGGGGCGATGAGTGGGGCAGATGCTTTCTTCTTCCCTTCCTATGAAGAAACCGAAGGCATTGTGGTCCTAGAGGCTCTGGCAAGTCACCAAGCAGTTGTTCTCAGGGACATTCCTGTTTATCAGGGCTGGATTGATGAGTCTTCGGCTGAGCTCTGTCAAGATAACGAGGAATTTGTCGCCAGTCTCTATCGCACCATCAATAAGGAAGTTGATAAGCGAGTGGCAGGTTATGAGGTCGCTAAGACTCGTTCGCTTGAAAATGTTGCTAAACAGTTAGCAGATGTTTACCAGAAGGTTATGGAGTTGTAA
- a CDS encoding glycoside hydrolase family 25 protein yields the protein MRKRIKPIVVYVFLGLIGLLLSIAAVVVSNAHSTALQAAKKNQPSTTSTSQVQTSTSSSTDADFKLNPIVDISGWQLPKQIDYDSLAKNVSGAIVRVYGGSKISKDSNAAHSSGIDKSFKTHIKEFQKRDVPVAVYSYALGSSKKEMREEARIFYKNASPYKPTYYWIDVEEDTMKNMDAGVEAFRAELKRLGAEHVGIYIGTYFMTEQEISVKKFDAVWLPTYGSDSGVYEAQPETDVDYDLHQYTSKGSLPGFDHTLDLNQINPNKNKKETFEKLFGPVDQ from the coding sequence ATGAGAAAGAGAATAAAACCGATTGTCGTTTATGTCTTTTTAGGCTTAATCGGTCTTCTTTTGAGCATTGCTGCTGTAGTAGTCTCCAATGCCCATAGCACTGCCTTACAGGCTGCTAAGAAGAACCAACCATCAACTACTTCCACTAGTCAGGTCCAGACATCTACGTCAAGTTCGACAGATGCAGATTTTAAATTAAATCCGATTGTCGATATCTCAGGATGGCAGTTGCCCAAACAGATCGATTACGATAGTTTGGCCAAGAACGTCTCGGGGGCCATTGTCCGTGTCTATGGAGGATCAAAAATCTCCAAAGACTCCAATGCTGCCCACTCCTCTGGTATTGATAAATCCTTTAAGACCCATATTAAGGAATTTCAAAAACGTGATGTTCCTGTGGCTGTCTATAGCTACGCTCTTGGTTCTTCTAAAAAAGAGATGCGCGAGGAAGCAAGGATTTTCTATAAAAACGCTTCTCCCTATAAGCCAACCTATTACTGGATTGACGTTGAGGAAGATACCATGAAGAATATGGATGCGGGTGTAGAGGCCTTTCGGGCTGAATTAAAACGCTTGGGGGCTGAACACGTTGGTATCTATATTGGAACCTACTTCATGACCGAGCAGGAAATTTCTGTGAAAAAGTTTGATGCTGTCTGGTTGCCAACCTACGGCTCTGACTCAGGTGTTTACGAGGCCCAACCAGAAACCGATGTTGACTATGACCTCCATCAGTACACTTCTAAAGGGTCTCTGCCTGGTTTTGACCATACCCTTGATTTAAACCAAATCAACCCTAACAAGAATAAAAAAGAAACCTTTGAAAAACTTTTCGGTCCAGTCGACCAGTAA
- a CDS encoding histidine phosphatase family protein, with product MRLYFVRHGKTQWNLEGRFQGARGDSPLLKESVENLRKLGRYLADIHFDKVYTSDLKRARDSAFLIMEENLVPTEITPVRPLREWNLGRLEGQKISTIASIYPKQMEAFRYNLAKFDNDFFEAESVYHATRRVADFVAGLDYEHDQNVLLVGHGACFTAATNYLLGFESGQLRRYGGLDNASVTILDSKDGKDFELIRWNDTSYLEGHTQ from the coding sequence ATGCGTTTATATTTTGTCAGACACGGAAAAACCCAGTGGAACCTGGAAGGTCGCTTCCAAGGTGCTAGAGGCGACTCCCCTCTTTTAAAAGAATCCGTAGAAAATCTTAGGAAATTAGGACGCTACCTGGCAGATATCCACTTCGATAAGGTCTACACTAGTGATTTAAAGCGAGCCAGAGATTCGGCTTTCTTAATTATGGAGGAAAATCTGGTACCGACCGAAATTACTCCAGTTAGACCCTTAAGAGAATGGAATCTAGGACGCTTGGAAGGGCAGAAAATCTCGACCATCGCTTCGATTTATCCTAAACAGATGGAGGCTTTCCGCTATAATCTAGCCAAGTTCGATAATGATTTCTTTGAAGCAGAATCTGTCTATCACGCCACCCGTCGGGTCGCTGACTTCGTGGCTGGCTTGGATTATGAGCATGACCAAAACGTTCTCTTGGTTGGGCACGGAGCCTGCTTTACCGCTGCAACCAACTACCTCCTGGGCTTTGAGTCAGGGCAATTGCGGCGTTATGGGGGGCTTGATAATGCTAGTGTCACCATCCTTGATAGTAAGGATGGCAAAGACTTTGAGCTTATTCGCTGGAATGACACTTCCTACTTGGAAGGTCATACTCAATAA
- a CDS encoding aminoacyl-tRNA deacylase, which translates to MAKKKKLKKTLVDQILDKAKIAHESLDFNGLDGELPAGIERSSIFKTLALIGDKTGPLIGIVPITEHLSEKKFAKVSANKKVSMIPQKDLEKTTGYIHGANNPVGIRQRHNFPIYIDQVALEMGQMIVSAGELKRSIRIDSQVLADFVSADFADIKE; encoded by the coding sequence ATGGCTAAGAAAAAGAAACTAAAAAAGACCTTGGTTGACCAAATTTTGGACAAGGCCAAGATTGCTCATGAATCTCTTGACTTTAATGGACTTGATGGCGAGTTACCAGCTGGTATTGAGCGCTCCAGTATCTTTAAGACCCTAGCTCTGATAGGAGACAAGACGGGGCCCCTTATCGGTATTGTACCTATTACTGAGCATCTCTCAGAGAAGAAATTTGCCAAGGTTTCTGCTAACAAAAAGGTTTCCATGATTCCCCAGAAGGATTTGGAAAAGACAACTGGCTATATTCATGGCGCTAATAACCCTGTCGGAATTCGCCAAAGGCATAATTTCCCCATTTACATTGACCAAGTTGCCCTAGAGATGGGGCAGATGATTGTCTCAGCTGGTGAGCTCAAGCGCTCCATTCGGATTGATAGTCAAGTCTTGGCAGATTTTGTCTCTGCTGATTTTGCAGATATTAAGGAGTAG
- a CDS encoding alpha-amylase: MTNATLMQYFEWYLPADGQHWQRLADDAGHLKDLGISMVWLPPAFKGTGPDDVGYGVYDLYDLGEFDQKGTVATKYGTKEDYLRAIQALEDLDIRTMADIVLNHKAGGDKKERFEVIQVNPENRMEMVSKIFEIEAWTEFDFPGRHDTYSDFKWHWYHFTGVDYDASNNQRGIYMIQGINKGWADTSQVDSENGNYDYLMFDDIDFEHPEVVDHLKTWVKWFIETTGVSGFRLDAVKHIKASFMTDFISYIKEEVKPDLYAFAEYWKNDAQANLDYIEETQGVFDLVDVVLHMNLFEAGQQKENYDLSQILEGSLMQNSETFAVTFVDNHDSQRGQALESCVEEWFKPAAYALILLRQQGLPCVFYGDYYGISGEFAQQDFKRELDSLLYVRKNHVYGEQLDYFDDPNCIGWVNLGDEEHPDGSAVVISNGDASSKRMEMGSANAGKTFVDIMDNCPDQVQIGQYGWADFPVQGQSVSVWVNQEVIQ, from the coding sequence ATGACAAATGCTACATTAATGCAGTATTTCGAATGGTATCTGCCGGCAGATGGTCAGCACTGGCAGCGTTTGGCAGATGATGCAGGCCATCTTAAAGACCTAGGAATCAGTATGGTTTGGTTGCCACCTGCCTTTAAGGGAACCGGTCCAGATGATGTGGGCTATGGGGTCTATGACCTCTATGATTTGGGAGAATTTGACCAAAAGGGCACCGTAGCAACCAAGTACGGGACCAAGGAAGACTATCTCAGAGCTATCCAGGCCTTGGAAGACTTGGATATTCGAACCATGGCTGATATTGTCCTCAACCACAAGGCTGGAGGAGACAAGAAGGAGCGCTTTGAAGTTATTCAGGTCAATCCTGAAAACCGCATGGAGATGGTTTCCAAAATCTTTGAGATTGAAGCTTGGACCGAATTTGATTTTCCAGGTCGCCATGATACCTACAGTGATTTCAAGTGGCACTGGTACCATTTCACTGGTGTGGACTATGATGCCAGCAATAACCAAAGAGGCATTTACATGATTCAGGGTATCAATAAGGGCTGGGCGGATACCAGTCAGGTTGATAGCGAGAATGGGAACTATGACTACCTCATGTTTGATGATATTGATTTTGAACATCCTGAGGTGGTCGACCATCTCAAAACCTGGGTCAAGTGGTTCATTGAAACGACTGGTGTTTCAGGCTTTCGTTTGGATGCCGTCAAGCATATCAAGGCCAGCTTTATGACCGATTTTATTAGCTACATCAAAGAAGAAGTCAAGCCTGACCTCTATGCCTTTGCGGAATATTGGAAAAATGATGCCCAGGCCAATCTGGATTATATTGAGGAGACCCAAGGGGTTTTTGACCTCGTTGATGTGGTCCTTCACATGAATCTCTTTGAAGCTGGTCAGCAAAAGGAGAATTACGATCTCAGTCAGATTCTTGAAGGTAGCCTGATGCAAAATTCAGAGACCTTTGCCGTGACCTTTGTCGATAACCACGATTCTCAAAGAGGACAGGCTCTGGAATCCTGTGTGGAAGAGTGGTTCAAGCCTGCTGCCTATGCCCTCATTCTCTTGCGTCAGCAGGGGCTACCTTGTGTCTTCTACGGAGATTACTATGGTATTTCTGGTGAGTTTGCCCAGCAGGACTTTAAGCGCGAACTAGACAGCCTCCTCTATGTCCGTAAAAACCACGTTTACGGGGAGCAACTTGATTATTTTGATGATCCCAATTGTATCGGTTGGGTCAATCTAGGGGATGAGGAACATCCAGATGGCTCGGCAGTTGTGATTTCAAATGGGGATGCCAGCTCCAAGCGGATGGAGATGGGAAGTGCCAACGCTGGTAAGACCTTTGTCGACATCATGGATAATTGCCCTGACCAGGTTCAAATTGGTCAGTATGGCTGGGCAGACTTCCCTGTCCAAGGTCAATCCGTCTCCGTCTGGGTCAACCAAGAAGTTATCCAATAA
- a CDS encoding helix-turn-helix domain-containing protein: protein MINKTIQSLRKKADYSQETLAEMVGVSRQTLSKWELGESLPDIISSSRLAEIFEISLDELVKGDELPFMSKPTEGKYVFGTVTVGERGQIVIPARARKLFKIKKGDELMVLGDINQGLALINSDFFVQAFKEMRLLK, encoded by the coding sequence ATGATTAATAAAACAATTCAGTCACTTAGAAAAAAGGCAGACTATTCTCAGGAAACACTAGCTGAAATGGTCGGAGTGTCTCGCCAGACCCTTAGTAAATGGGAATTGGGCGAGAGCCTACCGGATATTATCTCTTCAAGTCGCTTGGCAGAAATTTTTGAGATTAGTTTAGACGAATTGGTTAAGGGAGATGAATTACCCTTTATGTCTAAGCCTACAGAAGGTAAATATGTCTTTGGCACAGTAACTGTTGGAGAGAGAGGCCAAATTGTCATTCCCGCACGAGCGAGAAAACTTTTTAAGATCAAGAAAGGTGATGAGCTTATGGTTTTAGGCGATATCAATCAAGGCTTAGCTTTAATAAACAGTGACTTTTTCGTCCAAGCTTTTAAAGAAATGAGGTTACTAAAATGA
- a CDS encoding glycosyltransferase family 4 protein codes for MRIGLFTDTYYPQVSGVATSIKTLKDQLEKKGHEVYIFTGTDKGVKRFEDPTIIRLPSVPFVSFSDRRVVYRGVITAYKIAKDYQLDIIHTQTEFSLGLLGKWVGAALHIPVVHTYHTQYEDYVDYIAKGRLIRPSMVKYIMRGYLKDLDGVVCPSRIVLNLLDGYGVKIPKRVIPTGIPLEDFTCDQVTDEDVADLRENLGIEQDETMLLSLSRISSEKNIQAVLSTLPKVLTENQRVKLVVVGDGPYLPELKKQAEELNLGSAVIFTGMIPHDQTEVYYKAADFFISASTSETQGLTYIESLAMGTPIIAHGNPYLDDLITNRMFGSLFYNDIDIADTILDAIALTPDLTQEQLQRKRYEVSAEHFGQSVYEFYLDVLISYSTNKADKFSLTIEGSPTDRSVRLVKSAVRLPKKAVQTTVKTSRKVVKAPVRMVKSIRDFLG; via the coding sequence ATGCGAATAGGATTATTTACCGATACCTACTATCCCCAGGTTTCGGGCGTGGCAACCAGTATCAAGACCCTAAAGGATCAGCTGGAAAAAAAGGGGCACGAAGTCTATATTTTTACAGGGACAGACAAAGGAGTCAAGCGCTTTGAAGACCCGACCATTATTCGTCTGCCTAGTGTTCCTTTTGTTTCTTTTTCAGATCGTCGGGTCGTCTATCGTGGCGTCATCACGGCCTATAAGATTGCTAAAGATTATCAACTAGATATTATCCATACCCAGACCGAATTTAGTCTGGGTCTTTTGGGAAAATGGGTCGGAGCTGCCCTGCATATTCCTGTTGTCCACACCTATCACACCCAGTACGAGGATTATGTGGATTACATTGCCAAGGGGCGGCTCATTCGTCCCAGCATGGTCAAATACATCATGCGAGGCTATCTTAAAGATTTAGATGGGGTCGTTTGCCCTAGTCGGATTGTCTTGAATCTGCTGGATGGTTACGGCGTTAAGATTCCCAAGCGGGTCATTCCAACAGGGATTCCCTTGGAAGATTTTACCTGCGACCAAGTGACGGATGAAGATGTGGCGGACTTGCGTGAAAATCTGGGGATTGAGCAAGATGAAACCATGCTCCTTAGCCTGTCACGGATTTCCTCCGAGAAAAATATTCAGGCTGTCTTGTCCACCCTCCCCAAGGTACTGACAGAGAACCAGCGGGTCAAGCTAGTCGTTGTTGGAGATGGGCCTTATCTTCCTGAGCTTAAGAAACAAGCAGAAGAGCTCAATCTGGGGTCTGCAGTGATTTTCACGGGTATGATTCCCCATGACCAAACCGAGGTCTATTATAAGGCGGCTGACTTTTTCATCTCAGCTTCGACCAGCGAGACCCAGGGCTTGACCTACATCGAAAGCCTAGCTATGGGGACCCCCATCATTGCCCATGGCAATCCCTATCTAGATGATCTGATTACCAATCGAATGTTTGGTAGCCTCTTCTATAATGATATTGATATAGCTGACACCATCTTGGATGCCATTGCCCTGACTCCTGATTTGACCCAGGAGCAGTTGCAACGTAAGCGTTACGAAGTTTCAGCAGAGCATTTTGGCCAATCCGTCTATGAATTTTATCTGGATGTCCTCATTTCCTATTCCACCAACAAGGCTGATAAATTCTCTCTAACAATCGAGGGCAGTCCAACCGACCGCTCAGTCCGCCTGGTCAAGTCAGCTGTTCGACTACCAAAGAAGGCGGTTCAGACCACAGTCAAAACCTCTCGCAAGGTGGTCAAGGCCCCTGTCAGGATGGTTAAATCCATTAGAGATTTCTTGGGCTAA
- a CDS encoding class I SAM-dependent methyltransferase, with translation MKTIVTTSLSEDSNLVKRAQDLAQEYSFTYLERRKQSLKKLTGGLASALVVYQDKLVLVHPQGGRLVLHPDTASLRIKAPHDPLLDLLGTQPLKILDATMGLASDSIVMAWAGHNVTALESHPLIHLIVSQGLAHFQSGNPDLDRAMRSIRTFNREALSYLQDQEDKSFDVIYFDPMFSQEIAESKNLAGLKPLANQSRLSPELMAEATRVASKAIIIKGHFRDSVFEDFGFQRQIRPNQKFHYGIKYVN, from the coding sequence ATGAAAACTATTGTCACAACCAGTCTGAGCGAGGATTCTAACTTGGTGAAAAGGGCCCAAGACCTGGCTCAAGAATATTCTTTTACTTATCTGGAAAGGCGAAAGCAGTCTCTAAAGAAGCTGACGGGTGGGCTGGCTTCAGCCCTCGTCGTCTATCAGGACAAATTGGTCCTAGTTCACCCCCAGGGGGGTCGGCTCGTCCTTCATCCTGATACGGCTAGTTTGCGCATTAAGGCGCCTCACGATCCCCTCTTAGATTTGCTGGGGACCCAGCCTTTGAAGATTCTCGACGCCACTATGGGACTGGCCAGCGATAGTATTGTTATGGCTTGGGCAGGCCATAACGTCACAGCCCTTGAGTCCCATCCTCTCATTCATTTGATTGTTAGCCAGGGTCTCGCCCACTTTCAATCTGGTAATCCTGATTTGGATAGGGCTATGCGCTCCATCCGGACCTTCAATCGGGAAGCACTGTCCTATTTGCAAGACCAGGAGGATAAGAGCTTCGATGTTATTTATTTTGACCCCATGTTTAGCCAGGAAATCGCAGAGTCCAAAAATCTGGCTGGTCTAAAACCGCTAGCCAACCAGTCTCGACTAAGTCCAGAATTGATGGCAGAGGCCACTCGGGTAGCCAGCAAGGCCATCATTATTAAAGGGCATTTTAGGGACTCGGTCTTTGAAGATTTTGGTTTCCAAAGACAAATCCGTCCCAACCAGAAGTTTCACTATGGAATCAAATATGTAAACTAA
- a CDS encoding YccF domain-containing protein, with product MRLLGNLIWFFCSGLWAGLVWFVAGLVLCLTIIGIPFGIQCFKIASFGLFPFGKDVVPASSFSSLFFNILWIILIGWELALMHLVSAVLLCLTIIGIPFALQSIKLAAISLFPFGVSIQEHY from the coding sequence ATGCGCTTATTGGGTAATTTGATTTGGTTTTTCTGCTCGGGGCTCTGGGCGGGACTGGTCTGGTTTGTGGCAGGGCTTGTTCTCTGCCTAACCATTATTGGCATTCCTTTTGGTATCCAATGCTTCAAGATTGCTTCCTTTGGCCTCTTTCCCTTTGGGAAGGATGTGGTGCCGGCCTCTAGCTTTTCCAGCCTCTTCTTTAATATCCTCTGGATTATCCTTATTGGCTGGGAATTGGCTTTGATGCACTTAGTGAGCGCAGTCCTACTTTGCCTGACCATTATCGGGATTCCTTTTGCCTTGCAATCCATTAAGCTTGCCGCCATCAGTCTCTTTCCTTTTGGCGTCAGCATCCAAGAACATTATTAA
- the thrS gene encoding threonine--tRNA ligase → MVKITFPDGAVREFESGITTFEIAQTISNSLAKKALAGKLNDRLIDTTRPITQDGSLEIVTPDHEDALGILRHSAAHLFAQAARRLFPDIHLGVGPAIEDGFYYDTDNGAGQISNEDLPKIEEEMKKIVKENFPSIREEVTKDQAREIFKNDPYKLELIEEHSEDAGGLTIYRQGEYVDLCRGPHVPSTGRIQVFHLLNVAGAYWRGNSDNAMMQRIYGTAWFDKKDLKAYLKRLEEAKERDHRKLGKELDLFMISQEVGQGLPFWLPDGATIRRTIERYITDREVASGYQHVYTPPIASVDLYKTSGHWDHYREDMFPTMDMGDGEAFVLRPMNCPHHIQVYKNHVHSYRELPIRIAELGMMHRYEKSGALSGLQRVREMTLNDGHTFVALDQVEDEFKQTLQLIIDVYEDFNITDYSFRLSYRDPADTHKYFDDDEMWEKSQRMLKAAMDDMGLDYYEAEGEAAFYGPKLDIQVKTALGNDETLSTIQLDFLLPERFELTYIGADGEEHRPVMIHRGIVSTMERFTAYLIETYKGAFPTWLAPHQVTVIPVSNEAHADYAWEVAKELRNHGVRVDVDERNEKMQYKIRQSQTHKIPYQLIVGDKEMADKSVNVRRYGSKQTHTESLNEFVDNIQADIARKSRPAEEATK, encoded by the coding sequence ATGGTCAAGATTACTTTTCCTGATGGTGCTGTTCGAGAATTTGAATCTGGCATCACAACCTTTGAGATTGCTCAAACTATTTCCAATTCTCTGGCTAAAAAAGCCTTGGCTGGGAAACTCAACGATAGACTGATTGATACGACTCGGCCAATCACCCAAGATGGTAGCCTGGAAATCGTGACACCCGACCACGAAGATGCTCTAGGAATTTTGCGCCACTCTGCTGCCCATCTCTTTGCCCAAGCAGCTCGTCGCCTTTTCCCAGATATTCATCTAGGTGTCGGTCCAGCTATTGAGGATGGCTTCTACTATGATACCGATAATGGGGCTGGTCAAATTTCCAATGAAGATCTACCAAAGATCGAAGAAGAAATGAAGAAGATCGTCAAGGAAAACTTCCCATCCATTCGGGAGGAAGTGACCAAGGACCAGGCTCGGGAAATCTTCAAGAACGACCCTTACAAATTGGAATTGATTGAAGAACACTCGGAAGATGCTGGTGGTCTGACCATCTACCGTCAGGGGGAATACGTGGACCTCTGCCGTGGTCCTCACGTCCCATCAACTGGCCGCATCCAAGTTTTTCATCTATTGAATGTGGCTGGTGCCTACTGGCGTGGAAATAGCGATAATGCCATGATGCAAAGGATTTACGGTACGGCCTGGTTTGATAAGAAGGACCTTAAGGCCTACCTCAAGCGCCTGGAAGAAGCCAAGGAACGCGATCACCGTAAGCTCGGTAAGGAACTTGACCTCTTTATGATTTCACAAGAAGTTGGACAAGGCTTGCCTTTCTGGTTGCCAGATGGGGCTACTATTCGTCGTACCATTGAGCGCTACATCACAGACCGTGAAGTGGCCTCTGGTTACCAACACGTTTACACGCCACCGATTGCTTCCGTTGACCTCTATAAGACTTCAGGTCACTGGGATCACTACCGTGAAGATATGTTTCCAACCATGGATATGGGTGACGGTGAAGCATTCGTTCTGCGTCCAATGAACTGTCCCCACCACATTCAAGTCTATAAAAATCACGTGCATTCTTACCGTGAATTGCCAATTCGGATTGCGGAACTTGGTATGATGCACCGTTATGAAAAATCTGGGGCGCTGTCAGGTTTGCAACGGGTTCGGGAAATGACCCTCAATGATGGTCATACCTTCGTTGCACTAGATCAAGTGGAAGATGAATTCAAACAAACCCTTCAATTGATTATTGATGTTTATGAAGATTTTAATATCACCGATTATAGCTTCCGCCTCTCTTATCGTGATCCTGCAGATACGCATAAATATTTCGATGATGACGAGATGTGGGAAAAATCTCAACGCATGCTTAAGGCTGCCATGGATGATATGGGCTTAGATTACTATGAAGCAGAAGGGGAAGCTGCCTTTTACGGTCCAAAACTGGATATCCAAGTTAAGACTGCTCTTGGTAATGATGAAACCTTATCAACCATCCAATTAGATTTCTTACTCCCTGAACGCTTTGAATTGACCTATATTGGTGCTGATGGGGAAGAACACCGTCCAGTTATGATTCACCGTGGTATCGTGTCAACCATGGAACGCTTCACTGCTTACCTGATTGAAACCTACAAGGGTGCCTTCCCGACTTGGTTGGCTCCACATCAGGTTACTGTTATTCCAGTTTCTAACGAAGCACATGCTGATTATGCTTGGGAGGTAGCTAAGGAACTCCGTAATCATGGTGTGCGTGTCGATGTTGACGAACGTAACGAAAAGATGCAGTATAAGATTCGTCAAAGTCAAACGCACAAAATTCCTTATCAATTGATTGTTGGCGATAAAGAAATGGCTGACAAGTCGGTCAATGTCCGCCGCTATGGTAGCAAGCAAACCCATACTGAAAGCCTGAATGAGTTTGTAGACAACATCCAGGCTGATATTGCCCGCAAATCCCGCCCAGCCGAAGAAGCAACTAAATAA